A DNA window from uncultured Methanoregula sp. contains the following coding sequences:
- a CDS encoding S8 family peptidase: MKNYTLFIITLVICSFCIAGVSATPVIVGFKDTPSVTFSDRSDVKFMMNSGTTTATDYTTISRIGTVKYVYPDIHAVAVDLSNEEIAQLKTNPDVKYVEPDYVVTALGGPTMPYNIRQIGADRVQAAGNKGEGVKVAVIDTGIDYTHPDLKDVYAGGYNFVDDNNDPMDDNSHGTHCSGIIAATGSKKGIYGTAPGVRLYGVKVLDKWGYGSMSDVVEGIYWAKNNSMKVASMSLGSSWDSQAMHDAVNNATENGVLIVAAAGNSGSVTGVGETMGYPAKYDNVLAVAAVNKHNRRAIWSSTGFNIGVSAPGVKIRSTVTGGNYATYSGTSMATPHVAGVAALVYSAHPQWTNQDVKQKIISTATPLGNNWLYGAGLVDAAKALDLPEGTAVTAEYAAEDAGESDFAGDGIPFSQTLTPQEASA; this comes from the coding sequence ATGAAAAACTATACTCTGTTCATCATAACCCTGGTAATCTGCAGCTTTTGCATCGCCGGCGTATCGGCAACACCCGTTATTGTCGGGTTCAAGGATACTCCGTCAGTCACGTTCAGTGATCGGTCAGATGTCAAATTCATGATGAATTCCGGCACAACAACCGCAACTGATTATACCACAATCTCCCGGATCGGGACCGTCAAGTATGTGTACCCGGATATCCACGCCGTGGCTGTCGATCTTTCCAATGAAGAGATTGCACAACTGAAAACAAATCCGGATGTAAAATATGTTGAACCGGATTATGTTGTCACTGCCCTGGGTGGCCCGACCATGCCCTACAACATCCGGCAAATCGGTGCTGACAGGGTCCAGGCAGCAGGCAATAAAGGCGAAGGTGTCAAGGTGGCAGTCATCGATACCGGTATCGATTACACTCACCCGGATCTTAAGGACGTTTATGCCGGTGGCTACAATTTCGTTGACGATAACAACGATCCCATGGACGACAACAGCCATGGAACCCACTGTTCCGGTATTATTGCCGCAACCGGCAGCAAGAAAGGCATCTACGGGACCGCCCCTGGCGTGCGCCTGTATGGTGTGAAAGTCCTGGACAAGTGGGGCTACGGTTCCATGAGCGATGTTGTTGAGGGCATCTACTGGGCAAAGAACAACAGTATGAAAGTGGCTTCCATGAGCCTTGGATCCAGCTGGGATTCGCAGGCTATGCATGATGCGGTCAATAATGCAACCGAGAACGGCGTCCTGATTGTTGCTGCCGCTGGAAACAGCGGAAGCGTCACCGGTGTTGGTGAGACAATGGGGTACCCGGCAAAGTACGACAATGTTCTTGCAGTTGCTGCCGTGAACAAGCATAACCGCCGCGCCATCTGGTCAAGTACGGGTTTCAATATCGGTGTTTCAGCACCGGGAGTCAAGATCCGTTCAACCGTAACGGGCGGGAATTATGCTACCTATAGCGGTACATCCATGGCAACCCCGCACGTGGCTGGTGTTGCAGCGCTCGTGTACAGCGCCCACCCCCAGTGGACCAACCAGGATGTCAAACAAAAGATCATTTCAACAGCAACTCCCCTTGGTAACAACTGGCTCTATGGGGCCGGACTGGTCGATGCAGCCAAAGCTCTCGATTTACCTGAGGGAACAGCAGTCACTGCAGAATATGCAGCCGAAGATGCAGGTGAATCTGACTTTGCCGGTGACGGGATTCCGTTCTCGCAGACCCTGACACCCCAGGAAGCATCTGCATAG
- a CDS encoding PepSY domain-containing protein yields the protein MTTIRWKILPLVLICLMICVPAALAKEITMTPAGSGAGIASVHDNYPVSADRAKLFVKDFVGDYELDLVDDDVEWLPIGNYYTFYSDNDRFWVNQQSGDVEFAHFNSNYKNSQHINLTRDQAFADARAYAVEKYAGFNGKKWYLVEDKLINSTSGSEYSFIWREYVGSNSWWGDEPVTEVTLPNVVHVSVNANNGKVIDYWGVNRLLFAPTKPEIDMAEALEAAEESVPSDITVSHPKISLSLGMRTQNVETLVWIVTFDSIRGTSPTTPMTVNVNANNGRIIRDVLWAESWLE from the coding sequence ATGACAACAATTCGATGGAAAATACTCCCGCTCGTTCTGATCTGCCTGATGATCTGCGTTCCTGCAGCTCTCGCAAAGGAGATCACGATGACCCCTGCCGGTTCAGGTGCAGGTATTGCTTCAGTGCATGATAATTACCCCGTCAGTGCAGACCGGGCAAAGCTCTTTGTCAAGGACTTTGTCGGGGACTATGAACTCGATCTCGTGGACGATGATGTAGAATGGCTCCCGATCGGGAATTACTACACGTTTTACTCCGACAACGACCGGTTCTGGGTGAACCAGCAGTCGGGCGATGTGGAATTTGCACATTTCAACAGCAACTACAAAAACTCCCAACATATCAACCTGACCCGGGATCAGGCATTTGCCGATGCCAGGGCCTATGCAGTTGAAAAGTATGCGGGATTCAACGGCAAGAAATGGTACCTTGTTGAAGACAAACTCATAAACTCCACCTCCGGCAGTGAGTATTCATTCATATGGAGAGAGTACGTGGGATCCAATAGCTGGTGGGGAGATGAACCTGTGACCGAAGTTACCCTGCCCAACGTTGTCCACGTATCCGTCAATGCGAACAATGGCAAAGTCATCGATTACTGGGGCGTCAACCGTCTCCTGTTTGCACCAACCAAACCTGAAATCGACATGGCCGAAGCCCTGGAGGCTGCTGAAGAGTCAGTTCCTTCCGATATCACCGTCTCCCACCCGAAGATCAGCCTATCCCTTGGAATGCGGACACAGAATGTTGAAACTCTTGTCTGGATCGTCACGTTTGATTCAATCCGGGGAACCAGCCCGACTACACCCATGACGGTAAACGTGAACGCCAACAACGGACGGATAATCAGGGACGTGCTCTGGGCGGAATCCTGGCTCGAATGA
- a CDS encoding YcdB/YcdC domain-containing protein, which translates to MRIPNWKLFFVVAVCCLALVSTAAAFQVNWSLYKAESQIPNVPSFENAPAEPLQPGQLALSTSGQYPITQDEAKKAIQDYTGQPKVDPVLYRIDGLPVGSYYRMYVNASEYAVNQQTGKIEFVHMGENTVNSTTVNLTRDEAYDAAKAYANQKDPEFSKKTWNLVREGLYERWWDNSKQYYFTWREISGNVLAPSVVHVAVNPHNGKIIDFWDVERTINVSLTPGITLSEALESSEDYYSWLQWTGLEDEYLSVITRSTNVQTLMYNVKMNGIYHYRWGDYSWPVKVLVFVDGQNGNPMSYWDSYVWPEDWIGF; encoded by the coding sequence ATGAGAATCCCAAATTGGAAATTATTTTTTGTTGTGGCAGTGTGCTGTCTGGCATTAGTATCAACTGCAGCGGCATTCCAGGTAAACTGGAGCTTGTATAAAGCCGAGTCCCAGATTCCGAATGTCCCGTCGTTTGAAAATGCCCCGGCCGAGCCCCTGCAACCGGGACAACTGGCCCTGTCGACAAGCGGCCAGTACCCGATCACGCAGGACGAAGCTAAGAAAGCCATACAGGATTATACCGGTCAGCCTAAAGTCGACCCCGTCCTGTACCGGATCGACGGCCTGCCGGTTGGCAGTTACTACCGGATGTACGTGAATGCTTCCGAGTACGCAGTGAACCAGCAGACCGGTAAGATCGAGTTTGTCCATATGGGAGAAAATACCGTGAATTCAACTACGGTCAATCTCACCCGGGACGAGGCATATGATGCGGCAAAAGCATATGCAAACCAGAAAGATCCGGAATTTTCCAAAAAGACCTGGAATCTTGTACGGGAAGGCCTGTACGAGCGGTGGTGGGATAACAGCAAGCAGTATTATTTCACGTGGCGCGAGATCTCGGGCAATGTCCTGGCACCAAGCGTAGTTCACGTTGCTGTCAATCCGCACAACGGGAAGATTATTGATTTCTGGGATGTCGAACGGACGATAAATGTCAGTCTTACTCCTGGTATCACCCTGTCAGAAGCCCTGGAGAGCAGCGAGGATTATTACTCCTGGCTGCAGTGGACCGGACTTGAAGATGAATACCTGTCCGTTATCACCAGATCCACCAATGTCCAGACCCTTATGTATAATGTCAAGATGAATGGCATCTATCATTACCGCTGGGGGGACTACAGCTGGCCGGTCAAGGTGCTGGTGTTTGTCGATGGACAGAACGGTAACCCGATGAGTTACTGGGATTCGTATGTCTGGCCGGAGGACTGGATCGGCTTTTAA
- the modA gene encoding molybdate ABC transporter substrate-binding protein, with amino-acid sequence MKATRSVLICTLLVVCALFAAGCTSSPNTGTQSPAVTSNTATPAGTQDGIIVFAGAGLKAPLDEIGTAFTQKYGIPVQYNYGGAGTLVTQMNLTRKGDVFMPGSTTEFQIAKDQGLVTTNELVAYHVPVIAVQKGNPKNISGLKDFAQPGLKIALGDANATAIGKAGTKMFKQLNITSAVEKNVITRTPTINELTIIMNTGQADAALLTLDQIDAAKVDAVTIPLKDNAILITPIGATTYTRNTDAAAKFIAYVASDEGKAYFAKHNFPTYPDPVYANVKP; translated from the coding sequence ATGAAAGCAACACGATCTGTGCTTATCTGTACTCTCCTGGTCGTCTGCGCATTATTCGCAGCCGGCTGTACCTCATCACCGAACACGGGCACCCAGTCTCCGGCAGTTACATCCAACACGGCCACGCCGGCCGGTACCCAGGACGGCATCATCGTCTTTGCCGGGGCCGGCCTGAAAGCCCCCCTGGACGAGATCGGGACTGCCTTTACCCAGAAATACGGCATACCCGTGCAGTATAATTACGGGGGTGCAGGCACCCTTGTCACCCAGATGAACTTAACCCGCAAGGGCGATGTCTTCATGCCCGGATCCACCACCGAGTTCCAGATAGCAAAAGACCAGGGCCTGGTTACCACAAACGAACTTGTTGCCTACCATGTCCCGGTGATCGCGGTCCAGAAAGGCAACCCGAAAAATATCTCAGGCCTGAAGGATTTCGCGCAGCCCGGCCTGAAGATCGCCCTTGGCGATGCCAATGCAACGGCTATCGGGAAAGCAGGAACAAAGATGTTCAAACAGCTCAACATCACATCAGCCGTTGAGAAGAACGTGATAACCCGGACCCCGACCATCAACGAGCTCACGATCATCATGAACACCGGCCAGGCCGATGCTGCGCTCCTGACGCTCGACCAGATCGATGCTGCTAAAGTGGATGCAGTCACCATCCCGCTGAAGGATAATGCTATCCTTATCACGCCCATAGGCGCAACTACCTATACACGGAATACCGATGCAGCGGCAAAGTTCATTGCTTACGTTGCATCGGACGAGGGAAAAGCGTACTTTGCCAAGCACAACTTCCCCACCTACCCGGACCCGGTCTATGCCAATGTCAAGCCATGA